In Nicotiana tabacum cultivar K326 chromosome 21, ASM71507v2, whole genome shotgun sequence, one DNA window encodes the following:
- the LOC142175389 gene encoding GDSL esterase/lipase At2g24560-like → MALKAFLFFFFALFFCNIIITNQTVMPNFTSILIFGDSTMDTGNNNYILTLVKANHLPYGKDYPNNVPTGRFSNGKLVPDMLAFLLNLKQNGVPPYLQPNLSTNELCTGINFASAGSGYDDLTSTITSTIPISKQLEYFEEYLEKIKGVVGETEAEKIVKGALVIISCGTNDFVFNFYDIPTRRLQFSTISKYQDFLLEKLQSFVKELYDLGCRMIVLNGLPPIGCLPIQMTAKSPLLRTCIENENFDAQLYNQKLKKLLPQLQAQLPGSTILYADTYNPLLDLINNPQQYGFEKTKRGCCGSGLLEAGPLCTSLSPVCSNTSQYVFFDSVHPTEATYYKLTEYLIKDFLSQLSSIRSP, encoded by the exons ATGGCACTTAAAgccttcttattcttcttctttgccCTTTTCTTTTGTAATATTATCATTACTAACCAAACAGTCATGCCAAACTTTACTTCCATTTTAATTTTTGGTGATTCCACAATGGATACAGGAAATAATAACTACATACTCACTTTAGTCAAAGCAAATCACTTACCCTATGGCAAAGATTATCCTAACAATGTCCCAACAGGAAGATTTTCAAATGGAAAACTTGTGCCAGACATGTTAGCTTTCTTACTAAATCTCAAACAAAATGGTGTTCCTCCATATTTACAGCCAAATTTATCAACAAATGAATTGTGTACCGGAATTAACTTTGCATCAGCTGGTTCTGGATATGATGACTTAACCAGTACTATTACTAGCACAATTCCAATAAGTAAACAGTTAGAATATTTTGAGGAATATTTGGAGAAAATTAAAGGGGTTGTAGGAGAGACAGAAGCTGAAAAAATAGTGAAAGGTGCTTTGGTTATTATTAGTTGTGGAACTAATGACTTTGTTTTTAACTTCTATGATATACCCACAAGAAGACTTCAGTTCAGTACtattagtaagtatcaagattttTTGCTAGAAAAGCTGCAAAGTTTTGTCAAG GAACTTTATGATCTTGGATGCCGTATGATTGTACTGAATGGATTGCCTCCAATTGGTTGTCTTCCAATTCAAATGACTGCAAAATCTCCACTTCTTAGAACTTGTATAGAGAATGAGAATTTTGATGCTCAACTTTATAATCAAAAGCTTAAGAAATTATTACCTCAATTGCAAGCACAACTCCCTGGAAGCACAATATTATATGCAGACACATACAATCCCCTATTAGACCTTATTAACAATCCACAACAATATG GATTTGAGAAAACTAAAAGAGGATGTTGTGGAAGTGGATTACTTGAAGCTGGACCTTTGTGTACAAGTCTTTCTCCAGTGTGTTCAAATACTTCACAATACGTATTTTTTGATAGTGTTCATCCAACTGAAGCAACATACTATAAGCTTACTGAGTACTTAATCAAGGACTTTCTCTCACAACTCTCGAGCATTCGTAGTCCTTGA
- the LOC142175095 gene encoding UDP-glucuronate 4-epimerase 1-like produces the protein MRPLEEQLYPSTPGKFKDKTYYSVNRQFHRCFASTSTMFLWALFLIALTASYLSFQSFMDSGTRYLSSTWGSLHWEKQVRDSAQIHRVNGMSVLVTGAAGFVGTHVSLALKKRGDGVVGLDNFNNYYDPTLKKARKNLLNSQNIFIVEGDINDARMLAKLFDIVAFTHVMHLAAQAGVRYAMENPQSYVHSNIAGLVTLLEACKNANPQPAIVWASSSSVYGLNEKVPFSESDRTDQPASLYAATKKAGEEITHTYNHIYGLSITGLRFFTVYGPWGRPDMAYFSFTRNILQGKPITIYRGKNRVDLARDFTYIDDIVKGCVGSLDTAGKSTGSGGKKRGPATYRIFNLGNTSPVTVPMMVGMLEKHLKVKAKKHTVDMLGNGDVPFTHANISSARKELGYKPTTDLQTGLRKFVRWYLSYYGYSQEKSVK, from the coding sequence ATGCGGCCATTAGAAGAGCAATTGTATCCATCAACACCAGGAAAGTTCAAGGACAAAACTTATTACTCTGTAAATCGGCAATTCCACAGATGTTTCGCTTCAACGAGTACAATGTTCCTATGGGCGTTATTCTTAATAGCTTTAACGGCGTCGTATTTGAGTTTTCAGTCATTTATGGATTCCGGTACCCGGTATCTTTCCTCCACTTGGGGTAGTCTTCATTGGGAGAAACAAGTTCGTGACTCCGCCCAAATCCACCGCGTCAACGGCATGTCCGTACTTGTAACCGGTGCAGCTGGTTTCGTCGGGACCCACGTTTCTCTCGCCTTGAAAAAACGAGGCGACGGAGTCGTGGGACTCGACAACTTCAACAATTACTACGATCCCACGTTGAAAAAAGCGAGGAAAAATCtgttaaattctcaaaatatTTTCATTGTAGAAGGTGATATTAACGACGCGCGCATGTTAGCAAAGCTCTTTGATATTGTAGCATTTACGCACGTTATGCATTTAGCTGCGCAGGCGGGTGTGCGATACGCCATGGAAAATCCACAATCTTATGTTCATAGTAATATTGCTGGACTTGTTACACTTCTTGAAGCTTGCAAAAATGCTAACCCGCAACCCGCTATTGTATGGGCCAGCTCCAGTTCGGTTTACGGGTTAAATGAAAAGGTACCGTTTTCTGAATCGGATCGGACTGATCAACCTGCTTCGTTATATGCAGCGACAAAGAAAGCTGGTGAGGAAATTACTCATACGTACAATCATATTTACGGGTTATCAATTACCGGGTTGAGGTTTTTTACTGTTTATGGTCCATGGGGCAGACCCGACATGGCTTATTTTTCATTTACCCGGAATATTTTACAAGGAAAACCGATTACAATTTACCGGGGTAAGAATCGGGTTGACTTGGCCCGGGATTTTACTTACATTGATGATATTGTGAAAGGGTGTGTTGGATCATTGGATACGGCGGGGAAGAGTACCGGGTCGGGTGGAAAGAAAAGAGGCCCCGCTACTTATCGGATCTTTAATTTGGGGAATACATCGCCGGTGACTGTTCCGATGATGGTTGGGATGTTGGAGAAGCATTTGAAGGTAAAAGCTAAGAAGCATACTGTGGATATGCTAGGAAACGGCGACGTTCCGTTTACTCATGCAAATATTAGCTCGGCCCGAAAAGAACTCGGGTATAAACCGACAACTGATTTGCAAACCGGGTTGAGAAAATTTGTTAGGTGGTATCTTTCTTATTACGGCTATAGTCAAGAAAAGTCTGTAAAGTGA
- the LOC142175464 gene encoding putative clathrin assembly protein At5g35200 isoform X2 — MARKALGALKDSTMVGIAKVNSEYKKLDVAILKATNHVELLPKEKHVRTLFNAVSSNRPRADVCYCLHTLSKRLTKTRTWQVALKTLIVIHRAMREVDVSFLQELVNYTAHRGHLLNLTHFKDDTSTNAWDYSTWIRSYALYLEEYLECFCIMRYDFQRERKRIKELNTPTLIETIPALQQLLSRLLDCQPVGAAQYNFLIQHALSIVAAESASLYVAIADGMLNLVDKFFEMQRHDAVRALEIYRRAGDQAVKLSEFFEICRNLDFGRGQKYVKIEKPPESFITAMEEYLMDAPKPLMITWRPDDDDRSTKVIAVPESKPAGADQEQETEIQTKEESNTETPAPPPIPDLLSFDEPSQESAALEDNNALALVISTPEELSNSLSSSETNVVSRQVGNWNSLQRQLLTRGRPQIIS; from the exons ATGGCGAGAAAAGCTCTTGGTGCTTTAAAAGACTCCACAATGGTTGGGATTGCCAAGGTTAACAGCGAGTACAAG AAACTAGATGTTGCTATACTCAAAGCCACAAACCATGTCGAACTACTGCCAAAGGAAAAGCACGTACGAA CTCTTTTTAATGCAGTTTCAAGCAACAGACCTCGAGCAGATGTTTGCTATTGCTTACATACTCTTTCCAAGAGGCTCACCAAAACGCGTACTTGGCAA GTTGCACTAAAAACGCTAATTGTTATTCATCGTGCTATGAGGGAAGTCGATGTTTCATTTCTTCAAGAGCTTGTTAATTATACTGCTCATAGAGGCCATTTGTTAAACCTAACACATTTCAAGGATGATACAAGCACCAATG CATGGGACTATTCAACTTGGATTCGCTCTTATGCTTTATATCTGGAAGAATACCTTGAATGCTTCTGCATTATGAGATATGATTTTCAGAGAGAACGGAAG AGAATCAAGGAGCTAAACACCCCAACCTTGATAGAAACAATACCTGCTTTACAACAACTGCTCTCTCGCCTTCTTGATTGCCAG CCAGTGGGAGCAGCTCAATATAATTTCTTGATTCAGCATGCCCTTTCAATT GTTGCAGCAGAAAGTGCAAGTCTATATGTAGCAATTGCTGATGGGATGCTTAACCTGGTGGACAAG TTTTTTGAGATGCAACGTCATGATGCAGTCAGAGCACTTGAAATTTATCGAAGGGCAGGAGACCAG GCAGTTAAGCTATCTGAGTTCTTTGAGATATGCAGGAACCTTGACTTTGGACGAGGGCAGAAATATGTTAAAATTGAAAAG cCGCCTGAATCATTCATAACAGCAATGGAAGAGTACTTGATGGATGCACCAAAACCTCTTATGATTACATGGAGGCCG GATGATGACGACAGAAGCACCAAGGTCATTGCTGTTCCTGAATCCAAACCAGCTGGGGCTGATCAAGAGCAAGAAACTGAAATACAAACGAAAGAAGAGAGTAATACTGAGACTCCAGCCCCACCCCCCATTCCTGACCTTTTA TCTtttgatgaaccaagtcaagAATCGGCTGCTCTGGAAGATAACAACGCCCTAGCTTTAGTTATTAGTACACCTG AGGAGTTGTCAAATTCTTTGAGCAGTTCAGAGACCAATGTGGTGAGCCGACAGGTTGGGAATTGGAACTCGTTACAGCGTCAACTTCTAACCAGGGGCCGTCCACAGATAATAAGCTG A
- the LOC142175495 gene encoding GDSL esterase/lipase At2g24560-like: MALIKAFFFFFFFTLFFSNIITSQSIPKFTSILVFGDSTVDTGNNNHILTIFKGNHPPYGKDYPNHSPTGRFSNGKLVPDILALFLKLKKNGVPPYMQPDLPANELLTGICFASAGSGYDELTTTISGAIPMRKQLDYFKEYLKKIKEVVGEREAERIVNGALVIVSAGTNDFIFNFYDIPKRRLQFSLSKYQDFLLDKLQNFVKELYDLGCRSIIVNGLPPIGCLPIQMTAKSPLIRTCIKKENFDAQLYNQKLEHLLLQLQAHLAGSKILYVDSYARVSDLINNPQEYGFEETKRGCCGSGLLEAGPLCTRLSPLCSDPSQYIFFDSIHPTESTYYKITDYLVKDLLLKFSRIGSP, encoded by the exons ATGGCACTAATAaaagctttcttcttcttttttttctttacactTTTCTTCTCAAATATCATAACTAgccaatcaataccaaaattcaCATCCATTCTAGTATTTGGAGATTCAACAGTGGATACTGGAAATAACAACCACATACTTACTATATTCAAAGGCAACCATCCACCCTATGGCAAAGATTATCCAAACCATTCTCCCACTGGCAGATTTTCTAATGGAAAATTAGTGCCAGACATATTAGCTCTCTTTTTAAAACTCAAGAAAAATGGTGTTCCTCCCTATATGCAGCCAGATTTACCAGCAAATGAATTGCTCACTGGAATTTGCTTTGCATCAGCTGGTTCAGGATATGATGAGTTAACTACTACTATTTCTGGTGCAATTCCAATGAGAAAACAGTTAGATTATTTCAAAGAGTATTTGAAGAAAATTAAAGAAGTTGTAGGAGAGAGGGAAGCTGAAAGAATAGTGAATGGTGCTTTGGTTATTGTTAGTGCTGGGACTAATGACTTTATTTTTAACTTTTATGATATACCCAAAAGAAGGCTTCAGTTCAGCTTGAGTAAGTACCAAGATTTTCTCCTAGACAAGCTGCAAAATTTTGTGAAG GAACTATACGATCTTGGATGCCGCAGTATTATAGTAAATGGACTGCCACCAATTGGTTGTCTTCCAATTCAAATGACAGCAAAGTCTCCACTTATTAGAACTTGCATAAAAAAGGAGAATTTTGATGCTCAACTTTATAATCAAAAGCTTGAGCATTTGTTACTTCAATTGCAAGCACATCTTGCGGGAAGCAAAATCTTATACGTAGACAGCTATGCTCGTGTATCAGACCTTATCAACAATCCACAAGAATATG GATTTGAGGAAACAAAAAGAGGGTGTTGCGGAAGTGGATTACTAGAAGCAGGACCCTTGTGTACAAGACTCTCTCCACTGTGCTCAGATCCTTCTCAATACATATTCTTTGATAGCATTCATCCGACTGAATCTACATACTACAAGATTACTGACTACTTAGTCAAGGACCTTCTCTTAAAATTCTCAAGAATTGGCAgcccttaa
- the LOC142175464 gene encoding putative clathrin assembly protein At5g35200 isoform X1, translating into MARKALGALKDSTMVGIAKVNSEYKKLDVAILKATNHVELLPKEKHVRTLFNAVSSNRPRADVCYCLHTLSKRLTKTRTWQVALKTLIVIHRAMREVDVSFLQELVNYTAHRGHLLNLTHFKDDTSTNAWDYSTWIRSYALYLEEYLECFCIMRYDFQRERKRIKELNTPTLIETIPALQQLLSRLLDCQRNNDLYFQPVGAAQYNFLIQHALSIVAAESASLYVAIADGMLNLVDKFFEMQRHDAVRALEIYRRAGDQAVKLSEFFEICRNLDFGRGQKYVKIEKPPESFITAMEEYLMDAPKPLMITWRPDDDDRSTKVIAVPESKPAGADQEQETEIQTKEESNTETPAPPPIPDLLSFDEPSQESAALEDNNALALVISTPEELSNSLSSSETNVVSRQVGNWNSLQRQLLTRGRPQIIS; encoded by the exons ATGGCGAGAAAAGCTCTTGGTGCTTTAAAAGACTCCACAATGGTTGGGATTGCCAAGGTTAACAGCGAGTACAAG AAACTAGATGTTGCTATACTCAAAGCCACAAACCATGTCGAACTACTGCCAAAGGAAAAGCACGTACGAA CTCTTTTTAATGCAGTTTCAAGCAACAGACCTCGAGCAGATGTTTGCTATTGCTTACATACTCTTTCCAAGAGGCTCACCAAAACGCGTACTTGGCAA GTTGCACTAAAAACGCTAATTGTTATTCATCGTGCTATGAGGGAAGTCGATGTTTCATTTCTTCAAGAGCTTGTTAATTATACTGCTCATAGAGGCCATTTGTTAAACCTAACACATTTCAAGGATGATACAAGCACCAATG CATGGGACTATTCAACTTGGATTCGCTCTTATGCTTTATATCTGGAAGAATACCTTGAATGCTTCTGCATTATGAGATATGATTTTCAGAGAGAACGGAAG AGAATCAAGGAGCTAAACACCCCAACCTTGATAGAAACAATACCTGCTTTACAACAACTGCTCTCTCGCCTTCTTGATTGCCAG AGGAATAATGACTTATATTTTCAGCCAGTGGGAGCAGCTCAATATAATTTCTTGATTCAGCATGCCCTTTCAATT GTTGCAGCAGAAAGTGCAAGTCTATATGTAGCAATTGCTGATGGGATGCTTAACCTGGTGGACAAG TTTTTTGAGATGCAACGTCATGATGCAGTCAGAGCACTTGAAATTTATCGAAGGGCAGGAGACCAG GCAGTTAAGCTATCTGAGTTCTTTGAGATATGCAGGAACCTTGACTTTGGACGAGGGCAGAAATATGTTAAAATTGAAAAG cCGCCTGAATCATTCATAACAGCAATGGAAGAGTACTTGATGGATGCACCAAAACCTCTTATGATTACATGGAGGCCG GATGATGACGACAGAAGCACCAAGGTCATTGCTGTTCCTGAATCCAAACCAGCTGGGGCTGATCAAGAGCAAGAAACTGAAATACAAACGAAAGAAGAGAGTAATACTGAGACTCCAGCCCCACCCCCCATTCCTGACCTTTTA TCTtttgatgaaccaagtcaagAATCGGCTGCTCTGGAAGATAACAACGCCCTAGCTTTAGTTATTAGTACACCTG AGGAGTTGTCAAATTCTTTGAGCAGTTCAGAGACCAATGTGGTGAGCCGACAGGTTGGGAATTGGAACTCGTTACAGCGTCAACTTCTAACCAGGGGCCGTCCACAGATAATAAGCTG A